From Saccharothrix espanaensis DSM 44229, the proteins below share one genomic window:
- a CDS encoding trypsin-like serine protease: protein MLLPLLPLAGASAAPGNAPAANYEGDTVPTRSDAGPLFHNGQSATVDEFPGIIAGIREGGTRPQGQTCTGSVVAPRKILIAAHCADAQGEKSFVYGLDDLNAGGGFRTKVVEYKKHPKYVNFDQGYDVAVVTTADDIPVRGGKYAQFATSADSGLAAPGKNGLGFGYGKKDFDDNQRDVTLDKATLPIVNGDSVCQGVGAGFKSATMICAGYSDGRTTILPGDSGGPLIVDGKIVGVASWSRSDFKWYSVYGRLTNDMGDWVKQQVGSPQSDFTLGASPSSLKVAAGKYASTTVTSVAGSGGAENVTLSASGLPSGAKAVFQPTSIQSGSNAKLTVETATTTPNGTYSVTVTGTGTGGKTATATVSLTVEGGNQEPGDFTLGLSPSSLKVAAGKYGSTTVTSASGSGGPDTVSLSASGLPGGAKAVFQPTSIQTGSNAKLTVETATTTPAGTYSVTVTGTGTGGKTVTTTLSLTVEGDAPGGDVAVRLSPSSASVQQGFFAQFSVTASGGTGTLSLTATGNPAGTQFQFNPRSVGQGGTSTVLVQTGFQTPPGTYQVTVKATTADGKSGTATFTLTVTRWGGFGVV from the coding sequence ATGCTGCTACCGCTCCTCCCCCTGGCGGGAGCCTCCGCCGCGCCGGGCAACGCCCCTGCCGCGAACTACGAGGGCGACACCGTTCCGACCAGATCAGACGCCGGCCCGCTGTTCCACAACGGCCAGAGCGCGACCGTCGACGAATTCCCGGGCATCATCGCGGGCATCCGCGAGGGCGGCACCCGGCCGCAGGGCCAGACCTGCACCGGCTCCGTCGTCGCGCCCCGCAAGATCCTCATCGCCGCGCACTGCGCCGACGCCCAGGGCGAGAAGAGCTTCGTCTACGGCCTGGACGACCTCAACGCCGGCGGCGGCTTCCGCACCAAGGTGGTCGAGTACAAGAAGCACCCGAAGTACGTCAACTTCGACCAGGGCTACGACGTCGCGGTGGTCACCACCGCCGACGACATCCCGGTGCGCGGCGGCAAGTACGCGCAGTTCGCCACGTCCGCCGACTCCGGGCTGGCCGCGCCGGGCAAGAACGGCCTGGGTTTCGGCTACGGCAAGAAGGACTTCGACGACAACCAGCGCGACGTCACGCTGGACAAGGCCACCCTGCCGATCGTCAACGGCGACTCGGTGTGCCAGGGCGTCGGCGCGGGCTTCAAGTCCGCCACGATGATCTGCGCCGGGTACTCCGACGGCCGCACCACGATCCTGCCCGGCGACAGCGGCGGCCCGCTGATCGTGGACGGCAAGATCGTCGGTGTCGCGTCCTGGAGCCGCAGCGACTTCAAGTGGTACAGCGTCTACGGGCGGCTGACCAACGACATGGGCGACTGGGTCAAGCAGCAGGTCGGCTCGCCGCAGTCGGACTTCACGCTGGGCGCGTCGCCGTCGAGCCTGAAGGTCGCGGCGGGCAAGTACGCCTCGACCACCGTCACGTCGGTGGCCGGGTCGGGTGGCGCGGAGAACGTGACGCTGTCCGCGTCGGGCCTGCCCAGCGGGGCGAAGGCGGTGTTCCAGCCGACGTCGATCCAGTCCGGGTCGAACGCGAAGCTGACCGTGGAGACCGCCACCACCACGCCCAACGGCACCTACAGCGTGACCGTGACCGGCACCGGGACGGGCGGCAAGACCGCCACCGCCACGGTGTCGCTGACCGTCGAGGGCGGCAACCAGGAACCCGGTGACTTCACCCTCGGCCTGTCGCCGTCGAGCCTGAAGGTCGCGGCCGGCAAGTACGGGTCGACCACCGTCACGTCGGCCTCCGGGTCGGGCGGACCCGACACCGTGTCGTTGTCCGCGTCCGGTCTGCCCGGCGGGGCGAAGGCGGTATTCCAGCCGACGTCGATCCAGACCGGGTCGAACGCGAAGCTGACCGTGGAGACCGCGACCACCACGCCGGCCGGCACGTACAGCGTGACGGTCACCGGCACCGGGACGGGCGGCAAGACCGTCACCACCACGCTGTCGCTGACCGTCGAGGGCGACGCGCCCGGCGGTGACGTGGCGGTCCGCCTCAGCCCGTCCTCGGCGTCCGTGCAGCAGGGCTTCTTCGCCCAGTTCTCGGTCACCGCGTCGGGCGGCACCGGCACCCTGTCGCTGACCGCGACCGGCAACCCGGCGGGCACCCAGTTCCAGTTCAACCCGCGCTCGGTCGGCCAGGGCGGCACGAGCACCGTGCTCGTGCAGACCGGTTTCCAGACGCCGCCGGGGACCTACCAGGTCACCGTCAAGGCGACGACGGCGGACGGCAAGAGCGGTACGGCCACGTTCACCCTCACCGTGACCCGGTGGGGTGGATTCGGGGTGGTGTAG
- a CDS encoding CATRA system-associated protein gives MSTRHVSRFLINRVRDVLADMPELRLPAERWSFVAETMGDLLAAWEADDEADFQEALVDLESRAGRAARQVDQGEIPFPDNVATLHATMVDRMTNEEDERPSGGDAGGRPR, from the coding sequence GTGAGCACCCGGCATGTGAGCAGATTCCTGATCAACCGGGTCCGTGACGTGCTGGCGGACATGCCCGAGCTGCGACTCCCCGCCGAACGGTGGTCCTTCGTCGCCGAGACCATGGGGGACCTGCTCGCCGCGTGGGAGGCCGACGACGAGGCGGACTTCCAGGAGGCGCTCGTCGACCTGGAGTCCAGGGCCGGTCGCGCGGCGCGGCAGGTCGACCAGGGGGAGATCCCGTTCCCGGACAACGTGGCCACGCTGCACGCCACGATGGTGGACCGGATGACGAACGAGGAGGATGAGCGGCCGAGCGGCGGTGACGCCGGTGGACGCCCCCGGTGA